The following are encoded in a window of Ruficoccus amylovorans genomic DNA:
- a CDS encoding RluA family pseudouridine synthase, with translation MPEPIPFMVPEGVERERADRVLAENFPNFSRSRLQKSFDRGEVLLNGEAIKKKHPLEAGDILSLVLPEPPPSSVEPVDLGIELLYQDEHIAVALKPCGVITHGGPGIEVPTLCHGMMHACAGKLSRASGDLRPGIVHRLDKETSGAIVFARTDEAFFKLVAGFAGREIRKEYLAIVTGNPRLESGTVKEPIDRHPVNRTRMAVIEGGRHAHTDWQVVEHFGHAHTLVRCFLHTGRTHQIRVHLSHLGHPILGDTTYGYRPRPGEKAPPHFFLHAQLLGFSHPITGEDMLFEAPLPDAFEAQVERLRQSR, from the coding sequence ATGCCTGAGCCTATCCCATTCATGGTGCCCGAGGGCGTCGAGCGCGAACGAGCCGACCGCGTGTTGGCCGAGAATTTCCCGAACTTCAGCCGCTCGCGACTCCAGAAGTCCTTTGACCGGGGCGAGGTGCTTTTGAACGGCGAAGCGATCAAAAAAAAGCATCCGCTGGAGGCCGGGGACATCCTCAGTCTCGTGCTGCCGGAGCCGCCGCCGAGCAGCGTCGAGCCGGTGGATCTCGGGATCGAACTGCTTTACCAGGACGAGCATATCGCCGTCGCCCTGAAGCCCTGCGGCGTCATCACCCACGGCGGTCCCGGCATTGAGGTGCCGACCCTCTGCCACGGCATGATGCACGCCTGCGCGGGCAAGCTCAGCCGAGCCTCGGGGGATTTGCGACCGGGGATCGTCCACCGGCTGGATAAGGAGACGAGCGGGGCGATTGTCTTCGCCCGGACGGACGAGGCGTTTTTCAAGCTCGTGGCGGGCTTCGCGGGCCGCGAAATTCGCAAGGAGTACCTGGCCATCGTGACCGGTAATCCCCGGCTCGAATCCGGCACGGTGAAGGAACCCATCGACCGCCACCCGGTCAACCGCACCCGCATGGCCGTGATCGAGGGCGGACGCCACGCCCACACCGACTGGCAGGTGGTGGAGCACTTCGGGCACGCGCACACGCTGGTGAGGTGCTTTCTGCACACCGGACGCACGCACCAGATTCGCGTCCACCTGAGCCACCTTGGGCACCCGATCCTCGGGGACACCACCTACGGCTACCGGCCCCGCCCCGGCGAGAAGGCCCCGCCGCACTTTTTCCTCCATGCGCAGCTGCTCGGCTTTTCCCACCCGATCACGGGGGAGGACATGCTCTTTGAGGCCCCGCTGCCGGACGCATTCGAGGCGCAGGTGGAGCGACTGCGGCAATCTCGTTAA